DNA from Methanosphaera cuniculi:
GTTGTTTTAAGACTACGATCAATTAGTGCAACATCAGCATTTACTTCTTGTGCTATTTCTATTGCTTCAAGCATTTCAGATCCTGGTTTTACTCCTACTTCATCTCCCATTTTAGCTTGCATGTGACTTAGTAGTGCTGATACTATTGTAATTGTTATGTTGGATGATTGTAGAAATGTTTTAAGATCAAATTTTTCTTCATGTTTAATTCCATTTTTTTCATCCATTAATGATTGGTATCTTCCCATGTCAAGTTCTATTGCTACAATTTCAGGTCTTTTTTCATAGATCATCTCACGTACTGATTTTACTGATTCATCTGATATGTGTGCGGTTCCTATAATTTCAAGTGATGGTTCTGCTATTGGATATAGTTGTTCTTCATCATCTGCTATTTTTTCAGTTTCATCAATAATCATATCATCTGTTGTTTTGATTGTATCTGTTGATTGTATTATTTGATCATCATCTTTTTTTTGTGTTTGTAGTGTTATTTCATTGAGATTTTCAGGTTTTTTAAAGTGTATTATTGGTGGTTTCATAAATATTTTCTTTATGTTTTCATCATTTGTGTTTTCTTCTTCATTCATTGTTATCACATACATAAAGTATTAAGAGGGTATTGCCTTTTTTTGTGTTAAAATTTATTATTTTTTCATTGATTTTAAAAAAAATAAAATTTTTTTCTTTAATATACATAATTTATTTATTAAATAATATAATCATAAGTATTATAATTATTATAGAATATATAATATAGTAACTTATCAAATTTTAAAAAAAAATAAAAAAATATAATGTAGGATTATTTGATTATTATGAAAATCATAACAACACCAATGTGTAAAGACTTACTTGATATTGCAGGAATAAATGATTACAATGTAGTTATGCCAAATGAGATAAAGGATGCAGATGTTGTTATTACACTTTCAGAAACTAAGTGTGATATTGATAAGATTCCTGTTAAGCTTAACAGTTTTACACAATTATATAATAGTATTATGACATTAAAAAATGAATTTAACACACAAGTTGACGTAAAACGTGTTGATGAGATTTATGATTTAATACAATTAAATAATCAAAATAAAGCTAAACGATGTAATATTAAAGTTAAGGTTTATAGTAATTTTTTAAAAGATACAATTGCTGATATGGGATATCAGATAACTGATGAAGATTATGATTATATTGTAGTACCTGATTATATGAATGATGTTAAATTAACAGATAATACAATTGTAGTTTCATCACATAAGAATGTATCACCTAATATAATTAAACGTTTAAAATCAAGATATGAATTATTGGAGAATAAATTATGTATGCAACAATGACATATACCGGTGGAGTTCACAAACACTATGAAATGGAAGAGTTAATTGAAGATCTTGGTGGCTTTATTCTTCAGAAAAATAAAGCACAAGTGGATATAAGTATAACAATAGCAGTTCCAGAAGAAGATATTGATAAAATACAACAAAAAGCAAAAGAACTATTAGGAGATGTAGAAATTTCACCTCTTGCAAGTACAGAAATAGCAGTAATAGCACCAACACTTGCACATCAACACTTACCTCACGCATCATGTGATATTGCAGAATATCTAAGACGTTATGGAACAAAAACTAACATGATAGGACTAGCACGGGGAGCAGGAAAAGGAATATCACAGATAAGTAAACGTGAAAAAGACATTGCAGAAGAACATGACTTAGCTGTATTTACTCTTGGAAGTTTTTCAGATTGTATAAGAACAAAAAAATTCCTTTTTGAAGATCTTGATATTCCAGTAATTGTAACAGGTTCACCTACAGATCTTACAGCTGAGGAGCTTAGCTGTGAAGCATATGTTCCAGGATTTGGACGTATACCATATAGACTTAAACGTGGAGAAAATATACGAGCATTACGTAATCTTGCAGAAACAGCTGAAGATTTAATTAAAAAACAAAGAGAACTTCTTGAAGAAGATCCTCTTATAGTATCACCTGTAATTGTTAAAATTATGCTAGAACGTGAAATTCCAGAGATTGCAGAGATTGTAGCACCAATGCCTATTGTAAGTCAACTTGATGGTGTACGTGTAAAACTTCCATATGACGAATATCATGAAAAAATTGCAAATGTTGAAGTTGAAGGATATCGTCTTGGTGATGTTGCTGATATTAAACAATCAAAAGTATTTGATGGTAGTACATTAATTAAAATTTATCCTGAAAGTTCAATAATATAAATAGGATGATGTATTTTTTTATCATCCATATAAAACTTTTTTTTTGAGAAATATTTTATTTTAGTAAAATAGTTCGTGTTTATTGCTTGTTTTTTGATTTTTTTAATTTATAGACTCTTTTTAGTTTTATATTTTTTAGTAAAAATAATAGTTTAATATATAAGATACATATTCATATAATTTTATAATATAGAAAGAAATTTAATTATTAATTATGATAAATTATAAAAAGTAATTTTTCATCTTTAAATATAAATTCATTAAATTAGATTATTATATAAAGAATATAATATTGAAGATAAGACATGAAAAAAAAAATAAAAAATAATCATAATCTAAAAGATAAAATGAATTATAAAAGTTATTAAAAAATTATTATAAAATAATTTAAAATTAATTATAAAAAAAAATATTATCTAGGAGATAAAAGATATTATGGCACACGAACATGGTCATGGACATGGAGCTGAATTATCTGATGAAGATAAAAAAGCTATCATGGAACAAAACATAAACATAACACGTAATCTTAATAATATTAAATATAAAGTTGCAGTTATGAGTGGAAAAGGTGGAGTAGGAAAATCTACAGTAGCAGTAAATCTTGCTGAAGCATTTAATAAAATGGGCTTTAAAACAGCATTATTTGATGTAGATATTCACGGACCTAATGTACCAAAAATGCTTGGTATTGAAGATAAAAAACTTGATGTAAAAGGAAACAAACTTGTACCTGTAGAAACTGAAAATGGAATATCAGTAGCATCAATGGCATTTTTACTTGATAGTAATGCATCACCTGTAATTTGGAGAGGACCTCAAAAAACTGGTGCAATTAAACAATTAATCTCAGATGTTGCATGGGGAAATATAGATGTAATGATCTTTGATAACCCACCAGGTACAGGAGATGAACCACTAACAGTTCTTCAAACAATTCAAAATTTGGATGCTGCTGTAATGGTAACAACACCAAGTTCTGTATCAGAAGAAGATGTACTTAAATGTGTATCAATGACAAGAATGCTTAATATTGAAAATATAGGTCTTGTTGAAAATATGGCATACTTTGAATGTCCTGATTGTGGTAAAAAAGTAAATCTTTTCGGAGAAAATAAAGGAAAAGAATTTGCAGAAGCTATGGAAATTGACTTCTTAGGTGAACTTCCATTTAGAACAGCTGTATCTGAATCTGCTGATAAACTTGAAAAACCAATAGTAGAAGCAGACCCAGATAGTGATGCTGCAAAAGAATTCATGAAAATTGCTGAAGAAATTAAAAATAAATACATGGATGAATAAAAAATATAAAAGTTTAATCTTTACTATTTTTTATCTAAATTCACCTCCTTTTAAACTCTTTTCTATTATAATTTCATACAAGAATTAATACTGTTTTTATAGATAATATATTCATTATTTTTTAATCCAAACTTTTAATAACAAAAAGTTATATAAAGATAACATAATATATAATATATAGAAAACATATAATAAAAATACAAAATCAATAAAAATAAAATCATGTACTAAATAAAATCAACATTAAATTTACTTTTAATTTACAAAAAAAATGTTATTAATTAAAAAAAATGAAAAAATGTTATAAAAAAAGAAATATTAAATTAAGAATAAATTTAAAGAAACATTTCATTTTTACATGATAAGATGAAAAAAGAATGTATATAATAATAAACAATTGAAAAAAAAAATAATATAATAAAATTAATTATACTAACTTCTAAAAACCCTAAGAATAAAAAAAAAGATAATAATAAAACAATTACATGAGGTATAAGATAATATGAATCAAAATGAAAACATGAAAGGAACAACAACTATCGGATTTGTATGCACAGACGGAGTAGTACTAGCAACAGAAACAAGAGCAACCATGGGATCATTAATTGCAAACAAAGCTGTAAACAAGTTATACCAATTAGATGATAAAATAGGAGCAACAATAGCAGGAACAGTATCACACGCACAATCACTCATGGACTTACTAAAAGCTGAAATTTCACTCTACAAACTTAAAAATGATAAAGATATGAGCATGGAATCACTAGCTGTATTAACAAGTAACATCCTCAAATCAGGACCATACATGGTACAAACAATCATTGCAGGAGTAGATAAAACAGGACCAAAACTCTACTCACTAGATCCAAGTGGAAGCTACATTGAAGATACATGCACATCAACAGGATCAGGATCACCATTCGCATTTGGGGTACTTGAAGATAGATACAATGAAAATTTAACAGTTGATGAAGGAAGATTTGTAGCAATTCGTGCAATAACAGCAGCAATGGAACGTGATGTATACTCAGGTAATGGATACAGACTTGCAACCATTACAGAAGATGGAATGAAAGTATATACAAAAGAAGAAATTGAAGCTTTAAAAGAACAATTATAAAAAAAATACATCAACATTGAGGATATAAAAAATTATTTATTTTAATAAAAAAATCCTCAATTTCTTAACCTTCCTTTTTTTAATTAACCTCTTAATACTAAAATTTTAGCATTTTTGTATAAAAAAGTATATATAAGTTAAAATAAACTATAATATAATTATTTTTAAAATTATTACATTTATTTTTAATCAAAAAAAATATAAGAAAATTTCTTTTTGAAAAAATAGAACATATTCCTATTAATAAAATATGTTTAAAAACTAAATAAAAAAAGATAAAAAATCTTGTATTTATTATTTTACATAAATTTTATTTATAAAAAAAAATTAATCTTTAAAAAAGAATGTAATAGACAAATAAACTTTGTTAATTCATACAAAAACTCCCCTAAATAATACTAGAATTATAATTTATGGGAATAAAAAAAACAACAATTTTACTCTATTTATTTTTCATATGAATTAATAATACTAAAAAAAAATCCTAAGAAATCAAAAAAAAAAGAAAATAAAAATAATTACAAGTAATCAAAATCAATTAATTAACAATCATAATATAAGCATAGAAAAAAAAGTAAAACACGAAAAAAAATATAATACAAAAAAAAATCATAGTTTCTTTTTTTTACCAAACATTTAATTTACAATTAAAATATTCAATAACATCTAATAATAAAAAAAAAAGACTATTGAAAACCAAAAAAAAGACAATAAGTGGAAACAATAAGAAAAATTAAAAAAAATATTTATCCAAAAAATAAATAAACAATAATTTTTTACTTTTTTTATAAATTATATAAAATTATTTTTTTTAAAATCAATACCAAAAAAGAAGAAAAAAAAACTTAAAAAACACATTTTTATTTAAAAAAAAAAGAATTCACAAAAAAAAGTAGTTACTAAAAAAAGAGAAGCATTTTAGCATCAAAATAAAGAGACATTTTGGAGTGTGATATATAATGAGTAATATGATAAAAGAAATCACAGAAAAAATCACCGAACGATTACCTGAAAAAGTAAAACTTGCAAAAGTTGAATTTGAAGGACCTGAAGTTGTAATATACACAAAAAATCCTGAAATAATAAAAGACAATGGAAACATAATACGAGAGCTAGCAAAAGATACAAGAAAAAGAATAATTATAAGATCAGATAAATCAGTTCTAACACCACCAACAGAAACAATAGAAAAAATCGAGGAAATCGTACCATCAGATGCAGAAATAACTGACATATCATTTGATGATGTAACATGTGAAGTAATAATAGAATCTAAAAAACCAGGTCTTGTAATAGGAAAATATGGTACAACATCACGTGAAATTGTAAAACAAACCGGATGGGCACCAAAAATATTAAGAACACCACCAATAAATTCTGAAACAATTAGAAAAATAAGATTATCTCTAAGAAAAAATAGTAAAGAAAGAAAAAAATTCCTCCAAAAACTAGGAAAAAGAATTCATAGAGAAGCACTCTTTGATAATGACTGGGTAAGACTAACATCTCTTGGTGGATTTAGAGAAGTTGGAAGATCATGTCTATTTTTACAAACACCAAATAGTAAAGTTCTACTTGATTGTGGAGTAAACGTTGCAGGTGTAGATGATAAAACAGCATTCCCATTCCTTAATGTACCAGAATTTAACCTAAATGACCTTGATGCTGTAATATTAACACACGCACACCTTGATCATTCAGGATTCATACCATACTTATACCATTATGGATATGAAGGACCTGTATATTGTACAACACCAACACGTGATGTAACAACACTACTACAACAAGACCACCTTGATATTTCACATCGTGAAGATAAACCACTACCATTTAACATAAAAGATGTAAAAGAAGCATTAAATAAAACAATTACTCTTGATTATGGAGAAGTAACAGACATATCACCTGATATAAGATTAACACTTCATAATGCAGGACACATTGTAGGATCTGCAATGGCACACCTTCACATTGGAGATGGAAAACATAACTTTGTATATACAGGAGACTTTAAAAATGAAAAAAGTCGACTTCTTGAACCATCAGTTTCAAGATTCCCAAGAATTGAATCAATGGTAATGGAAAGTACTTATGGTGGACATGAAGATGTAACACCAACACGTAACACAGCAGAAAAAGAATTAATTAAATCAATATACAGTACACTAAATGGTGGAGGAAAAGTACTAATTCCTGTATTTGCAGTAGGACGTGCACAGGAAATAATGATAGTACTTGAAGAATACATAAATCATGGAATACTAAAAGATGTACCAGTATACATAGATGGAATGATATGGGAAGCAACAGCAATACACACAGCACATCCAGAATTCTTAAGTAAAGACTTACGTGATCAAATATTCCATATTGGTAAAAACCCATTCACATCAGAAGTATTTAAAAAAGTAACAAACAACGAACAAAGACAAAGACTCATAGATAGTAAAGAACCATGTATAATACTATCAACATCAGGTATGCTAACAGGTGGAAACTCAGTTGAATACTTCAAAAACCTATGTGAAGATTCAAACAATTCAATCATATTTGTAGGATACCAATCAGAAGGATCTCTAGGACGTCGTATCCAGAAAGGATTTGATGAAATACCACTAGAAACCAACGGTGTTACAGAATTATACAATGTTAACTTAAAAGTAGTAACAGTAGATGGATTTGGAGGACATAGTGATCGTAAACAACTCATGGAATATGTACGAAAACTATCACCTAAACCTGATAAAATACTCGTATGTCACGGAGATGCATATAAAGCATTAGACCTTGCAAGTAGTATCTACAGATCATATAAAATTGAGACAAAAACCCCAATGAATCTTGAAACAACAAGACTACAATAAATAAAAAAAAATAAATAATATTTAACAACTAAAAAAAAGATAGTATATATTAGATAATATAATATTTTTCTTATCTTATCATACAAAAAAAAGAGTAATTTCAATACTCTTTTATCAACATATCCCCCTTTTTTTAATAAAATCTAAAAAGATAAGAGAAATATTAAAAAAAAAAGTAAATAAAACAAATTAACTATATTTTGGTGAATTATAATGGTTACATATTCCGAAGCAGGTGTTGACATCAGTTTAGAAGAACAAACTGTACGTGCCTTAACCGAAGAATTAGCAGAAACAAATGATTATAGAAATATTATAAAAAATGCTGGACACTTTGCAGCACTAGTAGATTTTGGTAGCAAAGCAATAGCAATGAGTACAGATGGTGTTGGAAGTAAAATACTAATCGCAAATCTTATGAACAAATTTGATACAGTGGGAATCGATTGTATTGCAATGGTTGTAAATGACATCCTATGTGTAGGAGCAGAACCAATAGCAATGGTAGACTACCTAGCTGTAGAACAACCAGATCCTGAAGTTGCAAAACAAATAGGAAAAGGACTTAAAGAAGGATGTAAACAATCAAAAATAGCAATGATTGGAGGAGAAACAGCATCACTACCAAAAATCATAAAAGACTTCGACCTTGCAGGAACAGGAATAGGAATGGTAGATAAAGATGACATCATAACAGGATCAGAAATTAAAGATGGAGATGTTATCATAGGAATAGCAAGTAGTGGAGTACACAGTAATGGACTAAGTCTTGCACGTAAAGCACTACTTGAAATTGCAGATTTAAAAGTAGATGACCCACTACCTGAAGATCCAAGTATTACAGTAGGTGAAGCACTACTTGAACCTACAATAATATATGTAGAACCAATCATGGATTTATTAAGCCATAAAGATATACAAGTACATGGACTAGGACACATAACAGGTGGAGGATTTAGTAACCTTAAACGATTAAACAAAAACATGACCTATGTTATTGATGATCTAATAAAATTACCTGCAGTATTTAAAGAAATACAAAAAACTGGTATAGATAATGCTGAAATGTATCATGTATTTAATATGGGTGTAGGATTTGCAGTAATACTGGATAAAGAATATGCAGATAAAGCACTTGAAATACTAAATAAGTATCATGAAGCAAAAATAATTGGACACATAAAAGAAGATCCAGAAAATCGTGTTATCCTAACAACACATGATAATCAACAAATAGAATTATAAGAGGTGTTTGAACTTGAAATTAAGTATTGATAATGAAACAAAGTTAATTGAAGAAATCCTACAAGCATATGGTGTAGAAAAACGAGAAGCAACAATTGTAGCTGAAGTAATAACAGATGGTGATCTTAAAGGATTTTCAACTCATGGACTTGGAAGATTCCCACAGTACATAAAAAGTATAGAAGCAGGAACAATAAAAACTGATGGTGACTATGAAATAGAAAAAGAATCTCCATCAACTGCACTAATAAATGGAAATCACAAATTTGGACACTACGTAACTGTAAAAGCAATGGATCTTGCTATTAAAAAAGCAAGTGAAACAGGAGTAGGTGTTGTAGGAATACATAATAGTAATCATTATGGAATAGCAGGATTCTATGCTGATCTTGCATCAATCCAAGATATGATTGGAATTGTAATATCAAACACAGAACCAGCAATAGCACCATTTGGTGGTAATAAAGCACTTCTTGGAACTAACCCAATAACAATAAGCATACCATCAGATGATATAAACAACTACATCTGTCTTGACATGGCAACAAGTATCACAGCACGTGGAAAACTACTTGAAGCAAAACGTAAAGGTGAAGAATTACCAGAAGGTATGGCACTAGATAAAGATGGAAAACCAACAACAGACCCAGAAGCAGGACTAGAAGGATCAATCTTACCATTTGGTGGATTTAAAGGATATGGACTTGCATTCATGTTTGAAATATTAGCAGGACCACTAGTAGCAGCAGCATTTGGAGAAGGAGTAAAAGGAACAGCAACACCTGGTGTTGAATGTACAAAAGGAGATTTACTAATTGTAATAGATCCAGAATTCTTCGCAGGTTCAATGCAATTTAAATTCTATGTTGACCAATTTGTACGAGAAATACGCGAACAAAATGGAGTAGTACCAGGAGATCGTGAAGTTCAAAACATAGCAACAAACTATGAAAATGGAATAGAAATTGATAAAGTATTATATGAACAACTAACAGATATTGCAAAAGCAAAAGATCTTGATATAACAGAATACTTCGAAGAATAAAATTCTAAAAAAAAATAATTAACCTCCTCTCCCAATACATTCTTTTTAAATACTAATTTTTTAAATTACTTTTCTACAAAAGTAAATTCTAGATATACTTTTTTTTTCTTCTAAAAAAAAAATTTCATAAATTTATATTACATGAATATTATAAAAATATGAATTGTAAAAAGAAAAATAGAAAAAAAAATAAAATCATAAAAAAAAATAATTTTAATTAAAAAAATAAGCAAATAGGTGGAATTTAAAGTTATGGACAGTACAGATGTAATATATCAAGGACTAAAAGATGCAGGAATAAACTTCATAGTAAGTGTTCCATGTGCAAATCTTAAAAAACTACTAAATCTAGTGGATGAAGATCCAGAAATTAAACATATACCAGTAACACGTGAAGAAGAAGGATTTGGAATATGTGCAGGAGCATATATGGGAGGCATGAAACCTGCAATACTCATGCAAAATTCAGGACTTGGAAATAGTGTAAATGTATTAGCTTCTCTCATAAAACTATACAACTTCCCAATACTAATTATAATAAGTCATAGAGGTACATTAGGAGAAGGTGTATATGGACAAGTACCTATGAGTAAAGCTACAACAAAAGTATTTGATTCTCTTGATATACGTTATATTAAAGTTGATAATCCAAATGAATCAGAAAAAATTGTTAAACAAACATGGGATTTAGCATATATATCTGAAGAACCAATAGCATTGCTATTTGATATAAACTACTGGAAGAGGAGTGTAGATGAATAATGAAACGATATGATGCAATAAAAAAAATAGTAGAAACAGTAGATGATGAACTAATAGTATCAAATATAGGATTTCCATCACGTGAATTATATGGAATAGAAGATAAAAATGAAACATTCTATATGTCAGGATCTATGGGAATGGCAACACCAATAGCATTAGGTCTTGCTATGGCACTTGAAATTAATGATAATCCTAGAAAAGTAATTGCAATTGATGGTGATGGATCACTTCTTATGAACTTTGGAGAACTAGTTACTATATATGCTCAAAATCCTGAAAATCTTATCATTGCATTAATTGACAATGAAGCATATGGATCAACAGGTTCTCAGAAAACATACTCATCAGATATAAACCTATCAAAAATAGCTGAAGCAATAGGATTTAAAGAAGTTTACTATATAGATGCTAGAGAAACTACAGCTGATATAGATATGAGTAAATATAAAGATATAAAAGGACCAGTATTTATTCAGATAAAAGTAAAACCAGGAAATAGTGATGCACCAATAATACCTCTAACTCCATCCATGATAAAAAACAGATTTATGAATGAAGTACAAAAAAAATAGAATCTCCTCCCCCCAATTTACCTATTTATTTTTTTTGAAGAAGAAAAAAATTATGAAGAGAAAATTTATCTTCTAAATCTATTTTATTAAAAAACAAACAACTAAAAAGTTAATAAAATAATTAAGAAAGAAACTTTTATTCTCTTCATTATATTTTTTATTATATGTGAAATAATAAAAATACTTAAATATGCAAAAAAATTCACTTTATAATTAAATAATTTACTCATTTATCTAATAATATATTTCAAAACTTTTTTTAGTTACCTAATCTTTTTTTTTAAATCCTAAAAAAATTAAGGATTTTATTTTTCCTTTATTACTCTTTATTTTCTCTAAAAAAAAATAATTTTTTGGTTTAATATTTAATTTTCCCTCATAACTTTGCAATTTAACCATTTATTTTTTTTTTAGAAAAAAAATTTTAATAGATTATGAATCTTTTTTTTAATGAATTTATTGAATTTTAAATAGATTTCATTTTTTTTTTAATTAAGTTAATAAGTAGGTTTAAATATTATATGAACTTATTTAAACTAGTTGTATATAAAAAAAATAAAATAAAGGTGGGGAGGTAGATAATTTTAAAATTATTTTTTTATTCTAGGTGTTTATTTATTAATCCTATTCCCCATTCTACGAGTTCTTGAGCTTTTTCTGGTGTTGTAGCTTCTGAGAAACATCGATATATTGGTTCGGTTCCTGATGGTCTTATGATGATCCATGAGTCTCCATCTATTATTTTAACACCATCTGTTGTATCTACTTCATAGTCTGTTGTATCTTCAAGGATTTTATCAGCTACATATTGTTTTTTATCATCTGGACATTCTACTTTCATTTTTTCAGAATAGTATGTTGGAAGTTCATCTATTAGTTCTGATAGTGGTTTTTTTGTTTTTGCTAGAATTTCAAGTATCATTGCTGTTGCAAGACCAGAGTCACGTCCATATACAAAGTCAGGGAAGATTAATCCACCATTTTCTTCTCCTCCAAAGAGTCCATCAACTTCTTGTAATTTACGTGCTACAACAAGATCTCCTACACGTGTTAGGATAATTTCTCCATTATTTTGGAGTGCAATGTCTGCTATTGCATTACTTGTTGCTACTGTTGTTACAATTTTTCCACCATTATTTTTTTCAAGCATTGCTTTTTCAACTAGTGCAAATGATTTATCACCAAATACAAAGTCTCCATTTTCATCAATACATATTGTTCTATCTGCATCTCCATCATGTGCAAATCCAATATCAGCATTTGTTGCTTTTACTACAGCCATTAGATCTCCTAGATTTTCTTCGGTTGGTTCTGGGTTTCGTCCTGGGAATGCTCCATCTGGTTGACAGTTGAGTGTTG
Protein-coding regions in this window:
- the purM gene encoding phosphoribosylformylglycinamidine cyclo-ligase; the protein is MVTYSEAGVDISLEEQTVRALTEELAETNDYRNIIKNAGHFAALVDFGSKAIAMSTDGVGSKILIANLMNKFDTVGIDCIAMVVNDILCVGAEPIAMVDYLAVEQPDPEVAKQIGKGLKEGCKQSKIAMIGGETASLPKIIKDFDLAGTGIGMVDKDDIITGSEIKDGDVIIGIASSGVHSNGLSLARKALLEIADLKVDDPLPEDPSITVGEALLEPTIIYVEPIMDLLSHKDIQVHGLGHITGGGFSNLKRLNKNMTYVIDDLIKLPAVFKEIQKTGIDNAEMYHVFNMGVGFAVILDKEYADKALEILNKYHEAKIIGHIKEDPENRVILTTHDNQQIEL
- the comE gene encoding sulfopyruvate decarboxylase subunit beta; this encodes MKRYDAIKKIVETVDDELIVSNIGFPSRELYGIEDKNETFYMSGSMGMATPIALGLAMALEINDNPRKVIAIDGDGSLLMNFGELVTIYAQNPENLIIALIDNEAYGSTGSQKTYSSDINLSKIAEAIGFKEVYYIDARETTADIDMSKYKDIKGPVFIQIKVKPGNSDAPIIPLTPSMIKNRFMNEVQKK
- the comC gene encoding L-sulfolactate dehydrogenase, whose amino-acid sequence is MKLSIDNETKLIEEILQAYGVEKREATIVAEVITDGDLKGFSTHGLGRFPQYIKSIEAGTIKTDGDYEIEKESPSTALINGNHKFGHYVTVKAMDLAIKKASETGVGVVGIHNSNHYGIAGFYADLASIQDMIGIVISNTEPAIAPFGGNKALLGTNPITISIPSDDINNYICLDMATSITARGKLLEAKRKGEELPEGMALDKDGKPTTDPEAGLEGSILPFGGFKGYGLAFMFEILAGPLVAAAFGEGVKGTATPGVECTKGDLLIVIDPEFFAGSMQFKFYVDQFVREIREQNGVVPGDREVQNIATNYENGIEIDKVLYEQLTDIAKAKDLDITEYFEE
- a CDS encoding methanogenesis marker 7 protein, with amino-acid sequence MYATMTYTGGVHKHYEMEELIEDLGGFILQKNKAQVDISITIAVPEEDIDKIQQKAKELLGDVEISPLASTEIAVIAPTLAHQHLPHASCDIAEYLRRYGTKTNMIGLARGAGKGISQISKREKDIAEEHDLAVFTLGSFSDCIRTKKFLFEDLDIPVIVTGSPTDLTAEELSCEAYVPGFGRIPYRLKRGENIRALRNLAETAEDLIKKQRELLEEDPLIVSPVIVKIMLEREIPEIAEIVAPMPIVSQLDGVRVKLPYDEYHEKIANVEVEGYRLGDVADIKQSKVFDGSTLIKIYPESSII
- the glmM gene encoding phosphoglucosamine mutase, which translates into the protein MKQLFGTFGVRRVANTVLTPEFASEIAAAYGTKVQGTIAVGSDPRTSSEMIKHAVTAGLLSVGCNVVDLGMLPTPALQYAVRNYYDGGIMITASHNPPKYNGLKLLDSDGIGTPDELEEQIEDIYFNKKQERVTWDKIGKAYKRDIIDEYIDEVLKRVDVEAIRDANLKVVLDCGSGAACDTTPYIIRRLGCDLTTLNCQPDGAFPGRNPEPTEENLGDLMAVVKATNADIGFAHDGDADRTICIDENGDFVFGDKSFALVEKAMLEKNNGGKIVTTVATSNAIADIALQNNGEIILTRVGDLVVARKLQEVDGLFGGEENGGLIFPDFVYGRDSGLATAMILEILAKTKKPLSELIDELPTYYSEKMKVECPDDKKQYVADKILEDTTDYEVDTTDGVKIIDGDSWIIIRPSGTEPIYRCFSEATTPEKAQELVEWGIGLINKHLE
- a CDS encoding Mrp/NBP35 family ATP-binding protein; this translates as MAHEHGHGHGAELSDEDKKAIMEQNINITRNLNNIKYKVAVMSGKGGVGKSTVAVNLAEAFNKMGFKTALFDVDIHGPNVPKMLGIEDKKLDVKGNKLVPVETENGISVASMAFLLDSNASPVIWRGPQKTGAIKQLISDVAWGNIDVMIFDNPPGTGDEPLTVLQTIQNLDAAVMVTTPSSVSEEDVLKCVSMTRMLNIENIGLVENMAYFECPDCGKKVNLFGENKGKEFAEAMEIDFLGELPFRTAVSESADKLEKPIVEADPDSDAAKEFMKIAEEIKNKYMDE
- a CDS encoding beta-CASP ribonuclease aCPSF1, with product MIKEITEKITERLPEKVKLAKVEFEGPEVVIYTKNPEIIKDNGNIIRELAKDTRKRIIIRSDKSVLTPPTETIEKIEEIVPSDAEITDISFDDVTCEVIIESKKPGLVIGKYGTTSREIVKQTGWAPKILRTPPINSETIRKIRLSLRKNSKERKKFLQKLGKRIHREALFDNDWVRLTSLGGFREVGRSCLFLQTPNSKVLLDCGVNVAGVDDKTAFPFLNVPEFNLNDLDAVILTHAHLDHSGFIPYLYHYGYEGPVYCTTPTRDVTTLLQQDHLDISHREDKPLPFNIKDVKEALNKTITLDYGEVTDISPDIRLTLHNAGHIVGSAMAHLHIGDGKHNFVYTGDFKNEKSRLLEPSVSRFPRIESMVMESTYGGHEDVTPTRNTAEKELIKSIYSTLNGGGKVLIPVFAVGRAQEIMIVLEEYINHGILKDVPVYIDGMIWEATAIHTAHPEFLSKDLRDQIFHIGKNPFTSEVFKKVTNNEQRQRLIDSKEPCIILSTSGMLTGGNSVEYFKNLCEDSNNSIIFVGYQSEGSLGRRIQKGFDEIPLETNGVTELYNVNLKVVTVDGFGGHSDRKQLMEYVRKLSPKPDKILVCHGDAYKALDLASSIYRSYKIETKTPMNLETTRLQ
- the psmB gene encoding archaeal proteasome endopeptidase complex subunit beta — encoded protein: MNQNENMKGTTTIGFVCTDGVVLATETRATMGSLIANKAVNKLYQLDDKIGATIAGTVSHAQSLMDLLKAEISLYKLKNDKDMSMESLAVLTSNILKSGPYMVQTIIAGVDKTGPKLYSLDPSGSYIEDTCTSTGSGSPFAFGVLEDRYNENLTVDEGRFVAIRAITAAMERDVYSGNGYRLATITEDGMKVYTKEEIEALKEQL
- the comD gene encoding sulfopyruvate decarboxylase subunit alpha, which gives rise to MDSTDVIYQGLKDAGINFIVSVPCANLKKLLNLVDEDPEIKHIPVTREEEGFGICAGAYMGGMKPAILMQNSGLGNSVNVLASLIKLYNFPILIIISHRGTLGEGVYGQVPMSKATTKVFDSLDIRYIKVDNPNESEKIVKQTWDLAYISEEPIALLFDINYWKRSVDE